Below is a genomic region from Methanosarcinales archaeon.
GTTACGAATTGTTTGAGAATGGATACTGTGCCCGAGTAAAAACTGGTCCCAATATATTACTGGCAAAGTGCAAAAGGTCATGAGGTGGATTTTTTAATAAAGGAGGGCTTGAAAGCCAGCCAGTTGATACAGGTTTGTTTCGATGTTTCAGATGCCGAAACAAAGTCCCGTGAGATAAGGGGTATGGTTGAAGGATTGAATTATTTTGACCTTTCAAAAGGTACGATCATAACTTCAGACTATTTCCACGAAGAAATTGTTGATGGGAAAATGTTACGTTACGTACCGCTGTGGTACTGGCTGCTTGAAAATTGAATGGGTATCATGTACGACTTCCCGTACCCAATATTGAAAGCAGTCTTTCCTTTGAGATCCTTTATGACGGCATATCTCGTAGTATAAAGATCATAATGCTCTTGCCAGTTCAAGACGCTGTGAGTCGTCCAGATGGGTCTTTTCAAAATTATCCACATGGTGAAACCATTTTTTCCCTTTTCATTGCAATACACAGTACTTGCACATTTCCCATTATCTCCCAAGCAGTTTACAGGATTGACAGATATCGCTGGCCGTAGGCTCTCCACACTTCATACATCGGTTAAGGATTATCTGGGGGAATGTATGCCTTAGCGGTTCTGCCAGTTTATCAAGGCTTCGCAGCACTGCATATTTAGTGCCTGGATGTCTAACCTCAAAATCGTTAAGAATATCCCTGACCTCGCCCCTGATAGCTGTGTACGCATAAGGACATTCTGAAAAATCAACCGGGATATGGTTCAGCAGTGCATAAAGCGCCACCTCGCGTTCCGGGATATCACGCAGGGGTTTTGAGCGCAGGATCAGGCCCGGTTGGACACAACCTGGTGACATCCTGACGAGCCGCTCTACATCACCCCGCAGTAGATTCATCATCACAGTCTGGGCCTCATCATCCAGGTTATGTCCCACAGCCAGCCTGGTAGCTCCTGCTTCCCGTGCAGTCTTGTTCAGAAGATACTTCCGCAGGGCACCACAGTAGCTACAGGGCCCCTTCTCTCCTCCTCTGGCTACGATCTCGTCAAGGCTCTTGCCGTATTCGGCTTTGAAACTGGCAATTATATGCTCCACTCCAAGAGATTGTGTAAATTCCTTAGCGTACTCTAACGTTTCTTGCCTGTACCCTTTAATACCTTCATCAATGCTGATAGCGATAAGAGTGATGTCAGGTCTATTGCCAAATAATTTTTTCAAAATATACAGCAGCACTGAACTGTCCTTACCACCGCTTAAACCCACTGCAATGGTATCTTCTCTATCTACCATTCGGTGCTGTCGGATGGTATATTTGACCTTACGTTCCACATCCTCGATAAAATGGGGAGTGCACAGGTGGGCTCCGCTATATGGCTGGAAAGTAACTGCCGTTTTGCTGCATTTTCTACATTTCACAGGAATTAAATTGAGTCGCAAGATGTTATATTTAATGCGTACAAATTGAGATAGGTATGTTAAATGATATTCCAGCAGTGTTCAAATCCCTGG
It encodes:
- a CDS encoding ATP-binding protein codes for the protein MDFLIKEGLKASQLIQVCFDVSDAETKSREIRGMVEGLNYFDLSKGTIITSDYFHEEIVDGKMLRYVPLWYWLLEN
- a CDS encoding TIGR00269 family protein — protein: MPVKCRKCSKTAVTFQPYSGAHLCTPHFIEDVERKVKYTIRQHRMVDREDTIAVGLSGGKDSSVLLYILKKLFGNRPDITLIAISIDEGIKGYRQETLEYAKEFTQSLGVEHIIASFKAEYGKSLDEIVARGGEKGPCSYCGALRKYLLNKTAREAGATRLAVGHNLDDEAQTVMMNLLRGDVERLVRMSPGCVQPGLILRSKPLRDIPEREVALYALLNHIPVDFSECPYAYTAIRGEVRDILNDFEVRHPGTKYAVLRSLDKLAEPLRHTFPQIILNRCMKCGEPTASDICQSCKLLGR